One part of the Rutidosis leptorrhynchoides isolate AG116_Rl617_1_P2 chromosome 1, CSIRO_AGI_Rlap_v1, whole genome shotgun sequence genome encodes these proteins:
- the LOC139859421 gene encoding uncharacterized protein, with product MSDSGVSSDDESYIDMDVFHDGHFSLGWSSGSSMSVGKKSFHLCESTIFFLDWVHERLRKEIPSEYDLVLYFDEGAERFKFLYVEEQFDYVKNRAAQEGFKG from the exons ATGTCAGACAGTGGAGTTTCAAG TGATGATGAAAGTTATATTGACATGGATGTCTTCCATGATGGACACTTTTCACTTGGCTGGAGCTCTGGAAGTAGTATGTCGGTGGGAAAAAAATCATTTCACCTATGCGAGTCAACTATCTTTTTCCTTGATTGGGTGCACGAGAGACTTAGAAAGGAGATACCGTCTGAATATGATTTGGTATTGTATTTTGATGAAGGTGCGGAGAGGTTCAAATTTCTTTATGTAGAAGAGCAGTTTGATTATGTAAAAAATCGAGCTGCACAAGAAGGGTTCAAAGGTTAG